In Pleurocapsa sp. PCC 7319, the following are encoded in one genomic region:
- a CDS encoding DMT family transporter: MLYSQSQKESIGLVYGFLGVLIFSLTLPATRLAVAELDPVFVGLGRAVLAAGLSLILVVVTRQTIPPWRFLPRFVVVVAGVIIGFPLLSAIAMRDAPASYGAVIVGLLPLVTAFFGVWRGGEQVSKSFWIFALMGSGLIISFALMSGAGSISLAALALLGAVVAASIGYAEGAILARTFGSWQVICWSLILSTPVLLPISLKHFPSSVHSISINAWIGFFYVSFFSMFLGFIAWYRGLSIGGISRVSQIQLIQPFLTILASAVLLGEPLTIKTLGFAAGVIFCVAWGKRV; encoded by the coding sequence ATGCTGTATTCACAATCTCAAAAAGAGTCGATAGGTTTAGTATACGGATTTTTAGGCGTACTAATTTTTAGTCTTACTCTACCAGCTACTCGTCTTGCTGTTGCGGAATTAGATCCAGTTTTTGTTGGTCTTGGTCGAGCAGTTTTAGCGGCAGGTTTATCCTTAATTCTTGTAGTTGTAACTCGTCAAACTATACCTCCTTGGAGATTTCTTCCTAGATTTGTTGTTGTTGTTGCTGGGGTGATAATTGGATTTCCTTTGCTTTCGGCGATCGCCATGCGTGACGCTCCCGCTTCTTATGGAGCAGTGATTGTGGGACTTTTACCACTAGTAACTGCTTTCTTTGGTGTTTGGCGAGGTGGCGAACAAGTCTCCAAGTCTTTTTGGATTTTTGCACTAATGGGAAGCGGGTTGATAATTAGCTTTGCTCTTATGTCTGGTGCAGGGTCAATTAGTTTAGCAGCTTTAGCTTTGTTGGGTGCAGTTGTAGCCGCAAGTATAGGATATGCTGAAGGTGCTATTTTAGCTCGTACTTTTGGCTCCTGGCAAGTTATCTGTTGGTCGCTCATACTCTCTACACCCGTTTTACTACCGATTTCACTTAAACATTTTCCTAGCTCGGTACATTCTATTTCTATCAATGCTTGGATAGGTTTTTTCTACGTAAGCTTTTTTAGTATGTTTTTGGGTTTTATTGCTTGGTATCGTGGGTTGTCTATCGGGGGAATCTCTCGTGTCAGCCAAATTCAACTAATTCAACCTTTTTTGACAATTTTGGCATCAGCAGTGTTACTCGGTGAACCTTTAACGATTAAAACCTTGGGTTTTGCAGCAGGGGTGATTTTTTGTGTGGCATGGGGCAAACGCGTTTAG
- a CDS encoding caspase family protein produces the protein MCPRAKPSSKVTSKSSTAKLWILLVGVNQYQDQENLPSLQYSALDCQGLGEALKEATASLTAKEVIIHHDFVSQHPYITDVQRSIAHIVNSASSNDTILFYFSGHGILDPKTQQVILCLSDTNTKKLLTTGLPLNTLLKQLSNCAASQQLVWLDACHSGGMTLRGTESRSLVDPSSQLVEVLRHKAAESKGFYALLSCDQTQQSWEFPELGHGVFTYYLMRGLRGEAADPQGVIEADALYQYVYHQTLRYIDKTNQQIRLINQQKSSRGERRLQSEFPLQTPKRIVEGFGKVILGKRSLCNLEVNPRQALVIDGGLKTNRTLALSQILKSEGQFNLRYFPQTNEPWTKVKDAIAKCLNSQVTTKTTPEITTALLYLRGQIETTDLGESWLVLRDGIRISRSWLRTILKNSRAVQQIVILDCPGEHSLMEWVEELQLEAERGQCLIAANAPQESSQQFTSALWETLQTADSHAGFPVAAWITQLQIALAGTEIVPQVWLSGTQGVIEVLPYKNGVANHQPVLDLGICPYMGLQAFNEDSAEYFYGREALVQKLLNRLNHQPSLAVVGASGSGKSSAVQAGVMAQLRQGKQLPGSDRWWLGCFRPGNKPVQALAKLLTDSGSKESQAQQKLQIEGLLYQGVEGFVRWLRTRTEPMVLLVIDQFEELFTLAGDSERQEFIDLILGAIKYAGDRFKLVLTIRADFVASCLEIPELAQILQKDSVLVPPYLTEEDYRSAIVKPAEQVGLKVESGLVEVLLQDLDRSAGDLPLLQFALQQLWERRQNGNLTLKAYQELGGIKGALERQAQAVYDNLDSESQDCARWIFLNLTQLGEGTEDTRRRITKSNLVVAKYPEALIDKTLRVLTDAKLLVVNLDNGTNIGQSRSADSPPADDELFMEAMRQEATVEVVHEILIRHWSSLRWWLEENRSRLRSQRQIEQAAVLWLQKNKQDDFLLRGVRLAEAEEIFVKYTDELSDTAKEYVASCIDARLAEQREAKRRLRKAQITAATLGVLGLAATAFGVTAYRQKLITQLENIDSLNAIAEAQLLSNQQLESLATSVKAAKELGKINSLGEFLVGQDNWQDTQAQTTATLQQSIYGTQELNRLEGHSQKVNAVSISNDGQLIATASDDQTIKVWQHDGTLLDTLTAEQAQANPIALTLDGNPSQIINPIYSAKNKLTPKHSAYLVSTNNDGLVQLRSKSDNQIISSYSHSEPVNSVSISPDGELLATATIDGNVNIWSKDGILQQTLSGHTGEVSDVEFIPNQDSQRYKLISTGVDKTVRIWQVFNRYLEKAEGIYSVAVSPISSGTFATADWDGKIKIWRNHSGDAHKLFHSISGHDEAISQIKYSPDGKFIVSASWDKTIKLWNAENGDLVDKLKGHQDGINSIVFSPDSKILISGSEDKTLKLWNLEGEPKLIKTLKGHKDSIKTVTVSPDGNFIASAGYDNMIKLWTIAGEFLQTIDAHDLAITSLEFSPDGEILASASWDNTVKIWRIQGKTNQLLQTLTGHQDGVTTISFNSDGTLLATGSGDRQIKLWNTETGRLIKNLRGHTSQINSLAFSSDDQSIISAEEQQGLFSWNLDLDNLLTQGCDRLSDYLTNNPSVKQSEQKICL, from the coding sequence ATGTGTCCTCGCGCTAAACCCAGTTCTAAAGTAACTTCTAAATCATCAACTGCCAAACTTTGGATTCTCTTGGTGGGTGTGAATCAATACCAAGACCAAGAAAATTTACCTTCTCTTCAATATTCGGCTTTGGATTGTCAGGGTTTAGGGGAAGCACTTAAGGAAGCTACAGCTAGCTTGACTGCCAAGGAAGTTATTATTCACCATGATTTTGTAAGTCAACATCCCTACATAACAGATGTTCAGCGTAGTATTGCACACATAGTTAATTCAGCTAGTTCTAATGATACAATTCTGTTTTATTTTTCGGGACACGGTATTTTAGATCCCAAGACTCAACAAGTAATTTTATGCTTGAGTGATACTAATACTAAAAAACTATTAACTACAGGTTTACCGTTAAACACCCTATTAAAACAGTTAAGTAACTGTGCAGCCAGTCAGCAATTGGTCTGGTTAGATGCATGTCATAGTGGTGGGATGACTTTGAGGGGGACAGAGAGTCGAAGTTTAGTCGATCCTAGTTCCCAGTTAGTTGAGGTTTTGCGGCATAAGGCAGCGGAAAGTAAAGGGTTTTATGCTTTATTGTCCTGCGATCAAACTCAACAATCCTGGGAGTTTCCCGAATTAGGACATGGAGTATTTACTTATTATTTGATGCGGGGTTTACGAGGTGAAGCTGCCGATCCCCAAGGTGTAATTGAAGCTGACGCTTTATATCAGTATGTCTATCATCAAACCTTACGGTATATAGATAAAACTAATCAACAGATCCGATTAATTAACCAGCAAAAAAGTAGTCGGGGAGAAAGACGACTACAATCAGAATTTCCCTTGCAGACTCCCAAACGTATTGTGGAAGGCTTTGGTAAGGTTATCCTGGGTAAGCGATCGCTTTGTAATTTAGAAGTTAATCCTCGTCAGGCATTAGTAATTGATGGTGGATTGAAAACCAATCGTACTCTAGCTTTAAGTCAAATCTTAAAGAGTGAAGGGCAATTTAATCTCAGATATTTTCCCCAAACCAATGAACCCTGGACAAAAGTAAAAGATGCGATCGCCAAGTGCTTAAATTCCCAGGTGACGACTAAAACTACTCCAGAAATCACCACGGCTTTACTTTATCTACGAGGACAAATTGAAACCACAGATTTGGGAGAATCCTGGTTGGTTTTAAGGGATGGTATTCGCATATCTCGTTCTTGGTTAAGAACAATCCTCAAAAATTCCCGAGCTGTCCAGCAGATCGTGATCTTAGACTGTCCTGGGGAACATTCTCTAATGGAATGGGTAGAAGAATTGCAACTAGAAGCGGAACGAGGACAGTGTTTAATTGCTGCCAATGCCCCTCAAGAGTCTTCACAGCAGTTTACCAGTGCCTTATGGGAAACTCTGCAAACTGCCGATTCTCATGCCGGATTTCCCGTCGCTGCCTGGATTACTCAGTTACAGATTGCCTTAGCAGGAACAGAAATTGTGCCTCAAGTTTGGCTCTCAGGGACTCAGGGAGTAATCGAGGTGTTGCCCTACAAAAATGGCGTAGCAAATCATCAGCCCGTTTTGGATTTAGGCATCTGTCCCTATATGGGATTACAGGCATTCAACGAAGACAGTGCTGAATATTTTTATGGCAGAGAAGCTTTAGTCCAAAAGTTATTAAATCGTCTTAATCATCAGCCTAGTTTGGCGGTAGTTGGGGCTTCTGGTAGTGGTAAATCCTCAGCAGTTCAGGCGGGGGTGATGGCACAACTGAGACAGGGTAAACAACTACCAGGAAGCGATCGCTGGTGGCTGGGTTGTTTTCGTCCTGGGAATAAGCCTGTACAAGCATTAGCTAAATTATTAACCGACTCTGGTAGCAAAGAATCTCAAGCACAACAAAAACTTCAAATTGAGGGCTTACTTTATCAGGGTGTAGAGGGATTTGTGCGTTGGTTACGAACTCGGACGGAACCAATGGTATTGCTAGTAATCGATCAGTTTGAGGAGTTGTTTACCCTGGCGGGAGATAGTGAACGTCAAGAATTTATTGATTTAATACTGGGAGCAATTAAATACGCGGGCGATCGCTTTAAATTAGTCTTAACTATTAGAGCAGATTTTGTGGCTTCTTGTTTAGAAATACCTGAGTTAGCACAGATATTGCAAAAAGACAGCGTTTTAGTCCCCCCGTATCTGACAGAAGAAGATTACCGCAGTGCGATCGTCAAACCTGCTGAACAAGTAGGTTTAAAAGTTGAATCTGGTTTAGTCGAAGTATTATTACAGGACTTAGACCGTTCCGCAGGGGATCTACCGCTATTACAGTTTGCTTTGCAACAACTGTGGGAACGTCGCCAAAATGGAAATTTAACCCTTAAAGCCTATCAAGAATTAGGGGGTATCAAGGGTGCATTAGAAAGGCAAGCCCAGGCAGTATACGATAATCTCGATAGTGAATCGCAAGATTGTGCGAGATGGATTTTCCTCAACCTGACTCAGTTAGGAGAAGGGACAGAAGATACCCGTCGTCGGATTACTAAATCTAATTTAGTCGTAGCTAAATATCCCGAGGCTTTGATCGATAAAACCTTACGGGTACTCACAGATGCCAAATTATTAGTAGTTAACCTAGATAACGGCACAAATATTGGACAGAGTCGCAGTGCCGACTCTCCGCCGGCTGACGATGAACTATTTATGGAGGCGATGCGCCAGGAAGCAACAGTAGAAGTTGTCCACGAAATCCTGATTCGTCACTGGTCAAGTTTGCGTTGGTGGTTAGAAGAAAATAGAAGTAGGTTGCGATCGCAACGTCAGATCGAACAAGCAGCAGTTTTATGGTTGCAAAAAAATAAACAGGATGATTTTCTCTTGCGAGGTGTACGTTTAGCAGAAGCAGAAGAAATATTTGTTAAATACACCGACGAGTTGTCCGATACTGCCAAAGAATATGTCGCTAGTTGTATTGATGCCAGGCTTGCTGAACAACGAGAAGCAAAAAGACGCTTACGTAAAGCACAAATTACTGCTGCTACCCTTGGTGTATTGGGTTTAGCGGCTACTGCTTTTGGTGTCACTGCATATCGCCAAAAACTAATTACTCAACTTGAAAATATCGACAGTTTAAATGCTATTGCTGAAGCGCAATTATTGTCGAATCAACAGTTAGAATCTTTGGCTACTAGTGTTAAAGCAGCAAAAGAATTAGGCAAAATCAATAGTTTAGGTGAATTTTTAGTCGGTCAAGATAATTGGCAAGATACCCAAGCTCAAACTACTGCTACTCTGCAACAGTCGATTTATGGCACTCAGGAATTAAATCGTCTTGAAGGTCATAGTCAAAAAGTTAATGCTGTCAGCATTAGCAATGATGGGCAATTAATCGCTACTGCTAGTGACGATCAAACTATAAAAGTTTGGCAACATGATGGTACTTTACTCGATACTTTAACTGCGGAACAAGCACAAGCAAATCCGATTGCTTTAACCTTAGATGGTAATCCGAGTCAAATTATCAATCCTATTTATTCAGCCAAAAACAAGCTTACTCCCAAACATAGTGCCTACCTGGTTTCTACTAATAATGATGGTCTAGTGCAACTACGGTCAAAATCAGATAATCAAATAATTAGTTCTTACTCTCATTCAGAACCAGTTAACAGCGTCAGTATTAGTCCTGATGGAGAATTATTAGCCACTGCGACTATTGATGGCAACGTTAACATCTGGAGTAAGGATGGTATTTTGCAGCAAACTTTAAGCGGACATACAGGAGAAGTATCGGACGTTGAGTTTATTCCGAATCAAGACAGCCAAAGATATAAACTAATTTCTACTGGTGTCGATAAAACTGTCAGAATCTGGCAAGTTTTTAATCGCTATTTAGAAAAAGCAGAGGGAATTTATAGTGTTGCAGTTTCACCCATCTCCTCTGGTACATTTGCTACAGCCGATTGGGATGGCAAGATTAAAATTTGGCGTAATCATTCTGGTGACGCCCACAAACTTTTTCACTCTATATCAGGACATGATGAAGCTATTTCACAAATCAAATATAGTCCTGATGGTAAATTTATTGTCTCGGCAAGTTGGGATAAAACTATTAAGCTTTGGAATGCGGAAAATGGTGATTTAGTAGATAAGCTGAAAGGTCATCAGGATGGAATCAATAGTATTGTCTTTAGTCCCGATAGTAAAATTTTAATCTCTGGTAGCGAAGATAAAACTCTTAAACTGTGGAATTTAGAGGGTGAACCAAAACTAATTAAAACCCTAAAAGGACACAAAGATAGTATCAAAACTGTTACTGTTAGTCCCGATGGCAATTTCATTGCTTCCGCTGGATACGACAACATGATTAAACTCTGGACGATCGCCGGAGAATTTTTACAAACTATTGATGCCCACGATCTAGCTATTACCTCCTTAGAATTCTCTCCTGACGGCGAAATCTTGGCTTCAGCTAGTTGGGATAATACCGTTAAAATCTGGAGGATACAAGGAAAAACCAACCAGCTATTACAAACTCTTACAGGACATCAGGATGGTGTAACTACGATTAGCTTTAATTCTGATGGTACTCTGTTAGCGACCGGAAGTGGCGATCGCCAGATTAAACTTTGGAATACCGAAACAGGAAGACTAATCAAAAATCTTCGAGGACATACTAGCCAAATTAATAGTCTGGCATTTAGTAGCGACGATCAGTCAATAATTAGTGCTGAAGAACAACAAGGTCTATTTTCCTGGAACCTGGACTTAGATAATCTCTTAACTCAAGGATGCGATCGCTTGTCTGACTATCTGACAAATAATCCTAGTGTGAAACAGAGTGAACAAAAAATCTGCCTATAA
- the rpsN gene encoding 30S ribosomal protein S14, which produces MAKKSMVEREKKRARLVAKYADKRAELKESFRKATSAAEKLEIHRQIQRLPRDSSPTRKRNRCMVTGRPRGYYRDFGLSRNVLREWAHEGLLPGVVKSSW; this is translated from the coding sequence ATGGCAAAGAAAAGTATGGTCGAGCGAGAAAAAAAACGCGCTCGCTTAGTTGCAAAATATGCTGATAAAAGAGCGGAATTAAAAGAAAGTTTTCGTAAAGCAACTTCCGCAGCTGAAAAACTAGAAATCCATCGTCAAATCCAAAGACTACCTCGAGATAGCTCCCCTACTCGTAAACGAAATCGTTGTATGGTGACTGGTAGACCAAGAGGATACTATCGTGATTTTGGTTTATCTCGTAACGTTTTACGGGAATGGGCTCATGAAGGTTTACTTCCAGGCGTAGTTAAATCGAGTTGGTAA
- a CDS encoding PLP-dependent aminotransferase family protein encodes MRIPINRQAVKPVYLQIRDRFSRLIKSGTLKTGDRLPSIRSLAKNIQVNKLTVIEAYNILEADGLIHASPGSGYFVNPEILIDLPSQSNFAPEQKVIIPQQKSASFFDIYQLSVQAKSQPGAIDFSSGFPISSGLKDLQRHARRAMKKVTETLFNYDFPQGQLVLRQQIAKMLIQLGLELSPENLIITNGSKQGLSLVLNHYLQPGDWIITESPTYYGSLEIIENIGARIIGIPMQGSGINLELLEQYLQSHHPKLIYTVSTLQNPTGITTTLQHRQQLLALAEQHNCLILEDNAYEGLNFEPVPPPIKSLDDSDAVIYTGTFSKTLMPGLRVGYILATGKHYRPLLEQKLFHDLHVSTVSQAIVSEYLASGHHRHHLNHLRASNLCSRNAMLQALEGCFPEEATWTVPNGGLFLWVQLPAEISLVSIARQAWSENVFVYPGMPFFPGQKGYNALRLNFSHSPEIIEQGIAILGKLLKKHLVKI; translated from the coding sequence ATGAGAATTCCTATTAATCGTCAGGCAGTAAAGCCAGTTTATTTACAAATTCGCGATCGCTTTAGTCGTTTAATTAAGTCGGGAACTTTAAAAACTGGAGATCGCCTTCCTTCAATTCGCTCTTTGGCTAAAAATATTCAGGTTAATAAATTAACTGTTATTGAGGCTTATAACATTTTAGAAGCAGATGGTTTAATTCATGCAAGTCCAGGCTCTGGATACTTTGTTAACCCAGAAATCCTTATTGATCTTCCATCTCAATCTAACTTTGCTCCAGAACAAAAAGTCATTATTCCTCAACAAAAAAGTGCTTCCTTCTTTGATATTTATCAACTTTCGGTACAAGCAAAAAGTCAGCCTGGAGCAATTGATTTTAGTAGTGGCTTTCCTATCTCATCTGGATTAAAAGATTTACAGCGTCATGCCAGACGAGCCATGAAAAAGGTAACAGAAACTTTATTTAACTATGACTTTCCTCAAGGACAACTTGTTTTAAGACAACAAATTGCCAAGATGCTGATCCAATTGGGATTGGAATTATCTCCTGAAAATCTAATTATTACTAACGGATCGAAGCAAGGTCTATCTCTAGTACTGAATCACTATCTTCAGCCTGGAGACTGGATAATAACCGAAAGTCCCACATATTATGGTTCTTTAGAAATTATTGAAAATATTGGAGCCAGAATTATTGGTATTCCGATGCAGGGTTCAGGAATCAATTTAGAGCTTCTAGAACAGTATTTACAAAGCCATCATCCCAAATTAATTTATACTGTATCTACGTTACAAAATCCTACTGGAATCACCACTACACTTCAGCATCGTCAGCAATTATTAGCCTTAGCCGAACAACACAATTGTTTGATTTTAGAAGATAATGCCTACGAAGGTTTAAACTTTGAGCCTGTTCCTCCACCGATAAAATCCTTAGATGACAGTGATGCAGTTATCTACACTGGTACATTTTCCAAAACTTTGATGCCTGGATTAAGAGTTGGGTACATTCTCGCCACAGGAAAACATTATCGTCCTTTGTTAGAACAAAAATTATTTCACGATCTTCACGTTTCTACCGTTTCTCAGGCAATTGTCAGCGAATATCTCGCGTCAGGACATCATCGTCATCATCTTAATCATCTGCGAGCTAGCAATCTGTGCAGTCGTAACGCCATGCTGCAAGCATTAGAAGGTTGTTTTCCCGAAGAAGCTACTTGGACTGTACCTAATGGCGGCTTATTTCTCTGGGTGCAGCTACCTGCTGAAATTTCTCTAGTTTCAATTGCTCGTCAAGCTTGGTCAGAAAATGTATTTGTTTATCCAGGTATGCCGTTTTTTCCAGGTCAAAAAGGATACAATGCATTACGTCTAAACTTTTCCCATTCTCCTGAAATAATTGAGCAGGGTATTGCAATCTTAGGAAAGTTGTTGAAAAAACATCTAGTTAAAATTTAA
- the gatA gene encoding Asp-tRNA(Asn)/Glu-tRNA(Gln) amidotransferase subunit GatA: MYQGSIKELHQQLVNKERSAVEIAQATLQQIEKVEPKVKAFLSVTADRALATAKEVDAKIAAGEEIGILAGVPMGIKDNMCTKGIKTTCASQILANFVPPYESTVTQRLKDAGAVLVGKTNLDEFAMGGSTENSGFQVTANPWDLARVPGGSSGGSAAAVAAGECVVSLGSDTGGSIRQPASLCGVVGIKPTYGLVSRFGLVAFGSSLDQIGPFARNVEDAAILLGEIAGHDPNDSTSLKVDIPDYTQHLQPKLKKGLKVGIIKETFGEGLDPIVAEKVNSAIAKLKELGAEIKEISCPRFRYGIAAYYIIAPSEASANLARYDAVKYGIRQDSDNLLEMYTNTRAAGFGTEVKRRIMIGTYALSAGYYDAYYLKAQKVRTLIKQDFEQAFEDVDVLVAPTAPTTAFKAGDKTTDPLSMYLLDLMTIPVNLAGLPGMSIPCGFDNQGLPIGLQLISNVLREDVLFHTAYAYEQATEWHKKQPSL, from the coding sequence ATGTACCAAGGAAGTATAAAAGAGTTACATCAGCAATTAGTTAACAAAGAACGTTCGGCAGTAGAAATTGCCCAAGCGACTTTACAACAAATTGAAAAGGTAGAACCAAAAGTAAAGGCGTTTTTGTCTGTGACTGCCGATCGCGCTTTAGCCACTGCTAAAGAAGTAGATGCCAAAATTGCAGCCGGGGAAGAGATCGGAATACTTGCAGGTGTTCCCATGGGTATTAAAGATAATATGTGTACCAAGGGGATTAAAACCACCTGCGCTTCCCAAATACTGGCTAATTTTGTTCCTCCCTATGAATCGACTGTTACCCAGAGATTGAAAGATGCAGGTGCGGTATTGGTGGGTAAAACAAATCTGGATGAGTTTGCTATGGGAGGTTCTACGGAAAACTCTGGTTTTCAAGTAACAGCTAACCCTTGGGATTTGGCAAGAGTACCGGGAGGTTCTTCTGGTGGTTCGGCGGCTGCTGTTGCTGCGGGAGAATGTGTGGTTTCCTTGGGTTCAGATACAGGTGGTTCAATTCGCCAACCAGCTTCTCTTTGCGGTGTAGTAGGAATCAAGCCAACTTATGGTTTAGTCTCTCGTTTTGGTTTGGTGGCTTTTGGTTCGTCTTTGGATCAAATTGGTCCTTTTGCTCGTAATGTAGAAGATGCGGCAATTTTATTGGGAGAAATTGCAGGACACGATCCTAATGATTCTACTAGCCTTAAAGTAGATATTCCTGACTATACTCAACATCTGCAACCAAAACTAAAAAAAGGTTTAAAAGTAGGGATTATTAAAGAAACTTTTGGCGAAGGATTAGATCCTATCGTCGCTGAAAAAGTTAATAGTGCGATCGCTAAATTGAAAGAGTTGGGTGCGGAAATCAAAGAAATTTCTTGTCCTCGTTTCCGTTATGGTATTGCAGCATACTATATTATTGCTCCTTCTGAAGCTTCGGCTAATTTAGCTCGTTATGATGCAGTTAAGTATGGTATTCGTCAGGATTCAGATAACCTGCTAGAGATGTACACTAATACTCGTGCTGCTGGTTTTGGAACGGAAGTGAAACGGCGCATTATGATCGGCACTTATGCACTGTCGGCAGGATACTATGACGCTTATTATCTCAAAGCGCAAAAAGTCCGTACCTTAATTAAACAGGATTTTGAGCAGGCATTTGAAGATGTAGATGTTTTGGTTGCTCCTACTGCGCCCACTACAGCGTTCAAAGCAGGTGATAAAACTACAGATCCTTTAAGTATGTATCTTTTAGACTTAATGACTATTCCGGTTAACTTAGCTGGTTTACCAGGAATGAGCATTCCCTGTGGTTTTGATAACCAGGGTTTACCCATTGGATTGCAGTTAATTAGTAATGTCTTGAGGGAGGATGTACTGTTTCATACTGCCTATGCTTACGAACAAGCAACAGAATGGCATAAAAAGCAACCAAGTCTTTAA
- a CDS encoding protein-L-isoaspartate(D-aspartate) O-methyltransferase, which produces MNSKIITSDSTTAEDKFELQRRQMVEYQLRDRGIKDERVLAAMSKVPRHEFVDSSWRDLAYSDQPLPIGHNQTISQPYIVAYMTEAAEISPKAKVLEIGTGCGYQGAILGEIAQKVYSIEITPQLAEKARLTLSKLGYYNIKIKTGDGYQGWAEHAPYNAIIVTAAPKHIPKTLIDQLANNCKLIIPVGTWSQQIVVLTKTEDQIIEKSTIPVRFVPMRRKSKSRK; this is translated from the coding sequence ATGAATTCCAAAATTATAACTAGTGACTCTACAACTGCTGAAGATAAATTTGAGTTGCAGAGAAGACAAATGGTTGAATATCAGCTACGCGATCGCGGTATCAAAGATGAGCGAGTTTTAGCCGCAATGTCCAAAGTGCCCCGCCATGAATTTGTTGACTCATCGTGGAGAGATTTAGCCTACAGCGATCAACCCTTGCCTATCGGTCATAACCAAACTATTTCCCAGCCCTACATCGTAGCTTACATGACTGAAGCAGCTGAAATTTCTCCCAAAGCAAAAGTTTTAGAAATCGGCACTGGTTGTGGATATCAAGGGGCAATACTGGGAGAAATCGCCCAAAAAGTCTATTCTATCGAAATTACTCCCCAACTAGCTGAAAAAGCTCGTTTAACTCTTAGTAAACTTGGTTACTACAACATCAAAATAAAAACTGGTGATGGATACCAAGGCTGGGCGGAACACGCTCCTTACAACGCAATTATTGTCACCGCGGCTCCGAAACATATACCCAAAACCTTAATCGATCAACTAGCAAATAACTGTAAATTGATCATTCCTGTGGGTACGTGGTCTCAGCAAATAGTGGTGTTAACCAAAACAGAGGATCAGATAATTGAAAAAAGCACTATTCCAGTTCGTTTTGTACCCATGAGAAGAAAATCAAAATCTCGCAAATGA
- a CDS encoding homoserine kinase, with amino-acid sequence MVAMGVFPAIYSTLSPQALIEGVLPKYELGAIDRCLFWNRGLSDIYLIETAAQSYILKVSHHHWRSKSDIQFELEFLDFLFQHHIPVANPLKTKDGKLFVTINAVEGDRYGALFRFAPGEVPLGDLSIDQSNILGQTLGRIHQTSLKFNSQTPRQPLNFKHLLDDSLEVISPCLSDINKDLSYLTNTIAKIKQQLSCLEQTAPFWSVCWGDPHSGNVHFTADNQITLFDFDQCGYGWRIFDIAKFLQVSLGAGMNRKVRDAFFAGYQTIQKLTDSETESLQAATQMAHIWAWAISINAAAIHNWSRLDNCYCSKRLQQLKRLSSKEWQLF; translated from the coding sequence ATGGTAGCTATGGGTGTATTTCCCGCCATCTACTCAACTTTATCTCCTCAAGCCTTAATCGAGGGGGTGCTTCCCAAGTATGAACTAGGAGCAATAGATCGGTGTCTATTTTGGAATCGTGGTTTAAGTGATATCTATCTGATAGAAACAGCAGCCCAATCTTACATCTTAAAAGTTTCTCATCATCACTGGCGTTCTAAGTCCGATATTCAGTTCGAGCTAGAATTTCTTGATTTCCTTTTTCAACACCATATTCCTGTTGCTAATCCCTTAAAAACCAAAGATGGCAAGCTATTTGTAACCATTAATGCTGTAGAAGGCGATCGCTATGGTGCATTATTTCGCTTCGCACCAGGAGAAGTGCCCTTAGGAGACTTGAGTATTGACCAAAGTAATATTTTGGGTCAGACTTTGGGCAGAATTCATCAAACCTCCTTGAAGTTTAATAGTCAAACTCCTCGACAGCCTTTAAATTTCAAACATCTGCTCGATGATTCACTTGAAGTTATCAGTCCTTGTCTAAGCGACATAAATAAAGATCTAAGCTATCTAACCAATACTATTGCCAAGATTAAACAGCAGCTATCCTGTCTTGAGCAAACAGCCCCATTTTGGAGTGTTTGTTGGGGCGATCCTCATAGTGGGAACGTTCACTTTACCGCCGATAATCAGATTACTTTATTTGATTTTGATCAATGTGGTTATGGTTGGCGTATTTTTGATATTGCCAAGTTTCTTCAAGTTTCACTTGGCGCGGGAATGAATCGAAAAGTTAGAGATGCCTTCTTTGCTGGCTACCAAACAATCCAAAAACTTACCGATTCAGAAACAGAATCTCTACAAGCCGCAACCCAAATGGCTCATATTTGGGCTTGGGCGATAAGTATTAATGCAGCAGCAATCCACAACTGGTCAAGATTAGATAATTGCTATTGTAGTAAACGTCTCCAACAGCTTAAAAGGTTAAGTAGTAAAGAGTGGCAATTATTTTGA